One genomic region from Drosophila subpulchrella strain 33 F10 #4 breed RU33 chromosome 2R, RU_Dsub_v1.1 Primary Assembly, whole genome shotgun sequence encodes:
- the LOC119549484 gene encoding DNA ligase 1: MQKSITSFFKKKSDATDSPSPPKKVPKIEAKTELPDEPIIKSESASPEVKAKVEPMSVDSGEKDSPLKDVKRETKDIEDKSTDRKVTTIGLNSTSASKEDMENYDPSADSYHPLKNAYWKDKKVTPYLALARTFQVIEETKGRLKMIDTLSNFFSSVMLVSPEDLVPSVYLSINQLAPAYEGLELGVAETTLMKAICKATGRNLAHIKSQTHLIGDLGIVAEQSRVSQRMMFQPAPLNVRDVFRKLREIAKISGQSKMDMVYNMFVACRSSEARFFIRSLIGKLRIGIAEQSLLTALAIGLVKKNHIDDCKANKVPEVYKDEIAETTLLLKTAYSQCPNYDIIIPAILKYDIKELQERCPMHPGMPLRPMLAQPTKGVHEVFERFGGMQITCEWKYDGERAQIHRNEKGEISIFSRNSENNTAKYPDLIARSSGLLKGEVKSYILDSEIVAWDVERKQILPFQVLSTRKRKNVDIEEIKVQVCVYIFDLLYINGTALVTKNLSERRKLLLEHFQEVEGEWKFATALDTNDIDEVQQFLEESIKGNCEGLMVKTLDEEATYEIAKRSRNWLKLKKDYISNVGDSLDLVVIGGYKGKGRRTGTYGGFLLACYDTENEEYQSICKIGTGFTDEDLQTHSEFLGKHVTSSAKSYYRYDPSLEPDHWFEPVQVWEVKCADLSLSPIHRAAIGIVDGERGISLRFPRFIRIRDDKNSENATDANQVAHMYQSQDQVKNNQKSCTQMEMEDDFY; the protein is encoded by the exons ATGCAAAAGTCTATAAC ATCCTTCTTTAAGAAGAAATCCGATGCCACCGACAGCCCCTCGCCGCCCAAAAAAGTTCCCAA AATTGAGGCGAAGACTGAACTTCCAGATGAACCCATCATAAAGAGTGAGAGTGCCTCCCCGGAAGTAAAGGCAAAGGTTGAACCTATGTCTGTGGATTCCGGGGAAAAGGACAGCCCATTAAAGGATGTTAAAAGGGAAACAAAAGATATTGAGGACAAATCAACTGATAGGAAGGTCACAACTATTGGTCTTAACTCCACTTCCGCTAGTAAGGAGGATATGGAAAACTACGATCCCTCTGCCGATTCGTATCATCCTCTCAAAAATGCCTACTGGAAGGACAAAAAAGT CACTCCCTACTTGGCATTGGCTCGCACCTTTCAAGTAATCGAGGAGACCAAGGGCCGCCTCAAAATGATCGACACGCTGAGCAATTTCTTCAGCTCGGTGATGTTGGTAAGCCCGGAGGATCTGGTGCCCAGTGTGTACCTCAGCATCAACCAACTGGCCCCCGCCTACGAGGGATTGGAGCTGGGTGTGGCCGAAACCACTTTGATGAAGGCCATCTGCAAGGCCACTGGTCGAAACTTGGCTCATATTAAATCGCAGACGCACTTGATCGGAGATCTGGGCATTGTGGCCGAGCAGTCGCGCGTCTCCCAGCGCATGATGTTCCAGCCTGCCCCTCTGAATGTCAGGGATGTGTTCAGGAAGCTGCGGGAAATAGCCAAGATATCCGGCCAGTCCAAGATGGATATGGTGTACAATATGTTTGTGGCCTGTCGATCGTCGGAAGCTCGCTTTTTCATCCGCTCTTTGATTGGCAAGTTGCGAATCGGCATTGCCGAGCAGAGTCTGCTCACAGCTCTGGCCATTGGCCTGGTCAAAAAGAATCACATTGACGACTGCAAGGCCAACAAGGTTCCAGAGGTTTATAAAGATGAAATAGCAGAGACCACTTTGCTGCTGAAGACTGCATACAG CCAATGTCCAAACTACGACATTATCATTCCAGCCATTCTAAAGTATGATATTAAGGAGCTGCAGGAACGCTGCCCCATGCATCCCGGCATGCCGCTGAGGCCCATGCTCGCCCAGCCCACCAAGGGCGTCCACGAGGTGTTTGAAAGATTCGGCGGCATGCAAATCACCTGCGAGTGGAAGTACGATGGAGAGCGTGCCCAGATCCACCGCAACGAAAAGGGGGAGATCAGTATATTCTCGCGCAACTCGGAGAACAACACGGCCAAATATCCGGATTTGATTGCCAGGAGCAGTGGCCTACTCAAGGGCGAAGTGAAATCCTATATCTTAGACAGCGAAATAGTGGCCTGGGATGTCGAGCGGAAGCAGATTCTTCCGTTCCAGGTGCTTAGCACGCGTAAACGAAAAAACGTTGACATCGAGGAAATCAAGGTCCAAGTCTGCGTCTACATATTCGATCTTCTTTACATCAATGGCACTGCATTGGTGACCAAGAACTTGTCAGAGCGTCGCAAACTCCTGCTGGAGCACTTCCAGGAAGTCGAGGGCGAGTGGAAGTTTGCAACTGCTCTGGACACGAATGATATAGACGAAGTGCAGCAGTTCCTGGAGGAATCCATCAAAG GAAATTGCGAGGGTCTCATGGTAAAGACTCTGGACGAGGAGGCCACGTATGAGATTGCCAAGAGATCCCGGAATTGGCTAAAACTGAAGAAGGATTACATATCCAATGTGGGCGACTCACTGGATCTGGTGGTGATAGGCGGCTACAAAGGCAAGGGTCGAAGAACTGGAACGTATGGAGGATTCTTGCTTGCCTGCTATGATACCGAAAACGAGGAGTACCAGAGCATATGCAAAATTGGAACAG GCTTCACCGATGAGGATCTGCAGACGCACTCCGAGTTCTTGGGCAAACACGTGACCAGCTCCGCCAAGTCCTACTACAGATACGATCCCAGTCTGGAGCCGGATCACTGGTTTGAGCCGGTTCAGGTGTGGGAAGTCAAGTGCGCCGATCTGTCTCTCAGCCCGATCCATCGGGCAGCCATAGGCATCGTGGACGGCGAGCGTGGCATTTCCTTGAGATTCCCCCGGTTCATTCGAATTCGCGACGACAAAAACAGCGAGAACGCAACGGACGCCAATCAGGTTGCCCACATGTACCAGTCGCAGGACCAGGTTAAGAATAATCAAAAATCGTGTACACAGATGGAAATGGAGGACGACTTCTACTGA
- the LOC119549485 gene encoding regulator of nonsense transcripts 3B has protein sequence MAEAMAEEKPKDRPRANRRKDKKDKTSQVVKIVMRHLPPTMTETDFLDQVGPLPENDSYYYCQADWSLGQEATCRAYIDMSMKDISDVLQFRDRFDGYVFVDNKGVEYMAIVEYAPFQCFLKNKSRNDDSKVNTIESESHYQEFIQRLADEREEASRMGEVKIDFSFDRRADEKVKSTPLLQYLANKKEKRREEARKRNEEKRKQREEQKLVRLAEQSDASKTKEAGGGGGDCKKPAGNNAKNDGKDPPPAAAQGNEAAKTSRSKRRTERDQRRREEHELRKLAKRDKKKEEVPIKQEKGGKPSGGGKQNRNSKPMDPARPDKDFVILKKENKPEAKDFDEMPSTSRAAAELREKARTEQSEIPEAVKSFIQAAGGHRKKEASRGPQEAATFRDTAAEEAIKAAQFRASEERRIRNKDRPSIAIYQPKARARIGSDDMPQGKDCSDGEASVVEEKTVKKNKRSNRRNKSKPKEVKESQLEDRRVSKSSESSNSVK, from the exons ATGGCTGAAGCAATGGCCGAGGAAAAGCCAAAGGATAGGCCCAGGGCCAACCGGCGCAAGGACAAGAAGGACAAGACCAGCCAGGTCGTCAAG ATTGTGATGCGGCATTTGCCGCCCACGATGACAGAAACGGACTTCCTGGACCAGGTGGGTCCCTTGCCGGAGAACGACTCCTATTACTACTGCCAGGCGGACTGGTCCCTGGGCCAGGAGGCCACCTGTCGCGCCTACATCGACATGTCCATGAAGGACATCTCCGATGTGCTCCAGTTTCGCGACCGATTCGACGGCTACGTCTTCGTGGACAACAAGGGCGTCGAGTACATGGCCATCGTGGAGTACGCGCCCTTCCAGTGCTTCCTCAAGAACAAGTCCCGGAACGACGACAGCAAGGTGAACACCATCGAGAGCGAGTCCCACTACCAGGAGTTCATCCAGCGGCTGGCCGATGAGCGTGAGGAGGCGAGTCGCATGGGCGAGGTCAAGATCGACTTCAGCTTTGACCGGCGAGCGGACGAGAAGGTCAAGTCCACACCCCTGCTGCAGTACCTGGCCAACAAGAAGGAGAAACGCCGCGAGGAGGCACGCAAGCGGAACGAGGAGAAGCGCAAGCAGCGCGAGGAGCAGAAGCTGGTCCGCCTGGCGGAGCAGTCGGACGCCAGCAAGACCAAGGAGGCCGGAGGCGGTGGAGGCGACTGCAAGAAACCTGCCGGCAACAATGCCAAAAATGATGGCAAGGATCCTCCGCCTGCCGCAGCCCAAGGCAACGAGGCTGCAAAGACCTCGCGCTCCAAGCGACGAACTGAGCGCGATCAGCGGCGACGGGAGGAGCACGAACTGCGAAAGCTGGCCAAGCGGGATAAGAAAAAGGAAGAAGTCCCGATCAAACAAGAGAAGGGCGGCAAACCGTCCGGCGGTGGGAAGCAGAACAGAAACTCAAAACCGATGGACCCTGCAAGGCCAGACAAGGACTTCGTTATTcttaaaaaggaaaacaaaccTGAGGCAAAAGATTTTGATGAAATGCCAAGTACTTCAAGAGCAGCGGCAGAGCTCAGGGAAAAAGCTAGGACTGAACAGAGCGAGATCCCAGAAGCTGTAAAGTCATTCATACAGGCTGCCGGCGGTCATCGGAAGAAGGAAGCTAGTCGGGGACCACAGGAGGCAGCTACCTTCCGGGACACAGCTGCCGAGGAGGCCATCAAGGCTGCACAATTCCGAGCTTCGGAGGAGCGCCGCATCCGCAACAAG GATCGCCCCTCGATTGCCATTTATCAACCTAAAGCACGCGCCCGCATAGGATCAGATGATATGCCCCAAGGCAAAGATTGTTCGGATGGAGAGGCTTCCGTTGTCGAAGAGAAGACGGTTAAGAAAAACAAACGCTCGAATCGTCGCAACAAATCAAAGCCCAAGGAGGTCAAGGAGAGTCAGCTCGAGGATCGGCGTGTTTCGAAGTCCTCGGAGAGCAGCAACAGTGTCAAATAG